One Mycolicibacterium pulveris genomic region harbors:
- the putP gene encoding sodium/proline symporter PutP: MSDSAFQMSAIGLYFVVMLAIGFYAFRRTSDLDDYMLGGRKLSPPVAALSAGASDMSGWLLLGVPGAIYAAGLLESWIVIGLVIGAWLNWKFVAPRLRTYTEIANNSITVPSFFENRLRDKSHVLRISAGTIILVFFTFYVSSGMVAGGVFFETSFGSSYRTGMLMVAGVTLCYTLFGGFLGASLTDVAQGLLMLAALVTIPVATIIAAGGPGEVVSLVQAADAAHNAANPGDEIHRTSLFFGGSFLAIVSAAAWGLGYFGQPHIIVRFMAMRSSADAKAGRRIGISWMILTSAGAITTGFAGLAYFFREGVTLDNPETVFLRLAQVMFHPFVAGIVLAAVLAAIMSTISSQLIVCSSALVEDIYRAFGKEASPTRLVTYGRLGVLTVAVVAVLLALNPDDTILDLVGFAWAGFGAAFGPLIILSLFWRRVTSSGAIAGMIAGAVVVGIWGQTDALSSAMYEIVPGFIACFVVAVAVSLMTAREDDEIQREFSEMAEKTHQPAASA, translated from the coding sequence ATGTCCGACAGCGCGTTTCAGATGTCAGCGATCGGGTTGTACTTCGTCGTGATGCTCGCGATCGGCTTCTACGCCTTCCGCCGGACCAGCGACCTGGACGACTACATGCTCGGCGGCCGCAAGCTCAGCCCGCCTGTCGCCGCGCTGTCCGCGGGGGCTTCAGACATGTCCGGATGGCTGCTCCTCGGGGTCCCCGGCGCGATCTACGCCGCCGGCCTGCTCGAGTCGTGGATCGTGATCGGGCTGGTGATCGGCGCCTGGCTCAACTGGAAGTTCGTCGCACCGCGACTGCGGACCTACACCGAGATCGCCAACAACTCGATCACCGTGCCGAGCTTCTTCGAGAACCGGCTGCGCGACAAATCGCATGTCCTACGGATCTCGGCAGGCACGATCATCCTGGTCTTCTTCACGTTCTACGTGTCGTCGGGCATGGTCGCCGGTGGCGTGTTCTTCGAGACCTCGTTCGGCTCGTCGTATCGAACCGGCATGCTGATGGTTGCCGGAGTCACCTTGTGCTACACGCTGTTCGGCGGCTTCCTGGGCGCGTCGCTCACCGACGTCGCGCAGGGGCTGCTGATGTTGGCGGCGCTCGTCACGATCCCTGTCGCGACGATCATCGCCGCCGGCGGACCGGGCGAGGTGGTCAGCCTGGTCCAGGCCGCCGACGCCGCGCACAACGCCGCCAACCCCGGTGACGAAATCCACCGCACATCACTGTTCTTCGGCGGAAGTTTTCTCGCCATCGTGTCGGCGGCGGCCTGGGGGCTCGGCTATTTCGGCCAGCCGCACATCATCGTCCGCTTCATGGCGATGCGCTCCTCGGCCGACGCGAAGGCGGGTCGTCGTATCGGCATCAGCTGGATGATCCTCACGTCCGCGGGTGCGATCACCACCGGCTTCGCGGGCCTGGCGTACTTCTTCCGTGAGGGCGTGACGCTGGACAACCCCGAGACCGTGTTCCTCCGGCTCGCGCAGGTGATGTTCCATCCCTTCGTCGCCGGGATCGTGCTCGCGGCGGTGCTGGCGGCCATCATGTCGACGATCTCGTCGCAACTCATCGTGTGCTCGTCGGCTCTGGTCGAAGACATCTACCGCGCGTTCGGCAAGGAGGCCAGTCCGACGAGGCTGGTCACCTACGGCCGGCTGGGGGTGCTGACGGTCGCGGTGGTGGCGGTTTTGTTGGCGCTCAACCCCGATGACACGATCCTCGACCTCGTCGGCTTCGCGTGGGCGGGTTTCGGTGCCGCGTTCGGGCCGCTGATCATCCTGTCGCTGTTCTGGCGCAGGGTCACCTCCTCCGGTGCGATCGCGGGGATGATCGCCGGTGCTGTGGTGGTCGGCATCTGGGGTCAGACCGATGCGCTGTCGAGCGCGATGTACGAGATCGTTCCGGGCTTCATCGCGTGCTTCGTCGTCGCGGTCGCCGTTTCGCTCATGACGGCGCGCGAGGACGACGAGATCCAGCGTGAGTTCTCCGAGATGGCCGAGAAGACTCACCAACCCGCGGCCTCGGCGTGA